GCGCAGGTCCCTGCGGTCGCGCACGGTCGCCGGGTGACGTGCCGCGGTGCGAGCCTCCGCGAGGGCCGCGAGATCGAAGGTCACCGGGACGTCGAGCGCGGTGCGGACGGCGGCGAAACCTGCCCGCAGCTCGGCGCCGTCGGACGGCAGGATCAGCTTGCGGGTCGGCACGCCCTCACGATAAGCGGGCGGGCACCGTGCCGCTCGGGCAGCTGTGCTTGGCTTGCCCGGTGACCACAGCGAACGACCGAACCGCGAGCGACCCAGCACCGAACGACCCAGCACCGAACGACCGGACACCGAACGACCCCGCCGTGATCCGACGGCTGCTCGCGACGCCCGGTCGGTGGGCCGTCGTCGGCCTCTCGACGAACACCGCTCGCGCCGCGTGGGGTGTGGCCGCCTACCTCAAGGACTCGCTCGGGCACGAGATCGTCCCCGTGCACCCGCACGGCGAGACGGTGCACGGCGCGGAGGGCGTGACCCGGCTCGCCGACATCGTCGGACCGGTCGACGTCGTCGACGTGTTCGTCAACGCGCGGCTGGCCGGTGCGGTGGTCGACGAGGCCATCGCGATCGGCGCACGCGCGGTGTGGCTCCAGCTCGGCGTCATCGACGACGCGGCCGCGAACCGTGCTCGGGCGGCGGGACTCGACGTGGTCATGGATGCCTGTCCGGCGATCGAAGGGCCCCGGCTCGGCCTGGGCTGAGACCCGTGTGCGCGAGATCACCTGGGGCGGGCCCCGGGTCCCGACGGTCGTCCGGGTACACTGGCTGGTGAACCTGGAGTTCGTCGCGCGTCCCTCGTGTATGTGTACCGGTGTCACCGCTGGTGATGTGTTCGGGAATGCGACCTCCGGAACGGCCCCCCTGGCCGTGCCGCACGTGACTCCCGCAACCCGAACGGTGCCCCCATGACGACCATGCCTTCTTCCAGTGCGCCCACGACCGAGACGTCGCGACAAGCGCTCACCTTCGCCGACCTGGGCCTGCCCGAGACGCTCGAGCGCATCGTCGCCGACCTCGGCTTCGAGATCCCGACCGCGATCCAGACCGAGGCCATCCCAGCCCTGCTCTCGGGTCGCGACATCACCGGCGTCGCCCAGACCGGGACCGGCAAGACGGCCGCCTTCGGCCTCCCGCTGCTCGCGTCGATCGACCCGCAGCTCCGCGCGGTCCAGGCTCTCGTGCTGACGCCGACCCGCGAGCTCGCGATGCAGGTCGCCGAGGCGATCGAGTCGTTCGCGGCGCACATCCCCGGCCTCGAGGTCATCGCGGTGTACGGCGGTTCGCCGTTCCTCCCCCAGCAGCGCGCCCTGACGCGCGGCGCCCAGGTCGTCGTCGGCACGCCTGGCCGCGTCATCGACCACCTCGAGCGCCACACGCTCCACCTGGACGCCGTCAAGTTCCTGGTGCTCGACGAGGCGGACGAGATGCTCCGCATGGGCTTCGCCGAGGACGTCGACAAGATCTTCGGCGCAGCGCCCGCGAAGCGACAGGTCGCCCTCTTCTCCGCGACCATGCCCCCCGGGATCCGTCGCGTCGCCGCGCAGCACCTGACCGACCCGGTCGAGATCGCCGTCTCGCGGCAGTCGTCGACGGTCACGAGCGTGCGCCAGACGTACGCCGTGGTGCCGTTCCGGCACAAGGCCGGCGCGCTGGCGCGGGTGCTCGCCGTCTCGGACGCCGACGCCGCCATCGTCTTCGTGCGTACCCGCGGTGCGGCCGAGGAGGTCGGCAGCGCGCTCATCGAGCGCGGCATCTCCGCCGCGTTCATCTCGGGTGACGTCGCCCAGGGTGACCGGGAGAAGATCGTGGAGCGGCTGCGCAGCGGTGCGCTCGACGTGCTCGTCGCCACCGAGGTCGCCGCTCGTGGCCTCGACGTCGACCGCATCGGTCTCGTCGTGAACTTCGACGTGCCGACCGAGCCCGAGGCCTACGTGCACCGCATCGGCCGCACCGGTCGCGCCGGACGGTCGGGCGAGGCGCTCACGTTCGTCACGCCGAGCGAGCAGCACCGCCTGCGCTCCATCGAGCGGCTCACGCGCCAGAAGATCGAAGAGATCGCGATCCCGTCGCCTGCGGACGTCTCGGCCCACCGGGTCGAGCGCCTCCTGACGGATGTCGCCGCCCGCGCCGAGCTGGGTCGCCTCGACCTGTACCGCACGGCCATCGCCGAGCACCTCGCCGCCAACCCGGACCTCGACCCGCTCGAGCTGCTCGCCGTCGTCGCCGCCCTCGCCGTGGGCGACCGGGGACCCGCGCCGCGCACGACCCATGGCGACGACCTGGACGACGCGCTGAGCCGCGCGACGCTGGCTCCCGACCGCGGCGGTGACCACAACGATCGTGGACCGCGCTCGGAGGGCCCGCGCCGCACGTCGCACCGCCCCGACGGTGGCATGCGCTACCGGGTCGCCGTCGGCCACAACGACGGCGCCCAGCCGGGTGCCATCGTCGGTGCGCTGACGAACGAGGGCGGGCTGACGGGCAAGGACCTCGGCAAGATCGACATCTTCCCGAGCTTCTCCATCGTCGAGATCCCCGGCGGGCTCACGCCCGACGCGTTCGACCGGATCGGGCGGGCGCGGGTCGCCGGGCGTCCGCTGCGGATCCGCGTCGACGAGGGACCCGCGCCCCGGACCGGGCACGGTGCCTCGCGACCGACCGGTCCCGGCGCCACCCCGCGCAGCGATCGTCGCCCCGAGCCCCGCAGCGACTCACGCGACCGCTTCCCCCGGCACAGCACGGCCCGCTGAGCGACGAGAGTCGCCGGCACTGACGGCTCCGGTCCGCTTCGCGGGTCGGAGCCGTTGCCGTTGCCGTTGCCGTCAACGCTGCGCGGAGGCTCCCCGGTCAGCCGGCTGCGCCTCCGCGCACGACCGGGTGCGGGCAGGCACCCGCGGTTCTCGGTCGACCGACGACCTCAGGCCGCCCTGGCCGCGGCAGCGAGCGCGGCGACGAACCCGTCGACATCGGCCGGAGTCGTGTCGAACGCGCACATCCACCGGACCTCACCCTCGATCCAGTCGTAGAACTGGTAGGACTCCCGCAGCAGGTCCGCCGCACCTGGTGCGAGCGCCGCGAACACCGCGTTCGACTGGGTCGGCTGGGTGATGCGCACACCGTCGATGCCCTCGACCCCCGCCCGGAGACGGACGGCCATCGCGTTGGCGTGCTGCGCCGACCGGAGCCACAGGTCGGTCTCGAACAGCGCGAGGAGCTGCGCCGAGACGAACCGCAGCTTCGACGCGAGCTGCATGTCGACCTTGCGCAGGTACTGCACGCCGGGCGCGACGTCAGGCCGCAGGACGACGACCGCCTCCCCGAACATGACACCGTTCTTCGTCGCGCCGAGCGAGAGCACGTCAACGCCCGCGTCCGTCGTCAGGGCGCGCAACGGGACGCCGAGGTAGGCGGCCGCGTTGGCGATCCGCGCCCCGTCGAGATGGACGGTCATGCCCAGACCGTGGGCATGGTCGGCCAGCGCGCGGATCTCCGCCACCGAGTAGGCGGTGCCCAGCTCGGTCGTCTGCGTGATCGACACGACCCCGGGCTGGGCGCGGTGCTCGTCGCCCCACCCCCACGCCTGCCGGTCGACGAGCTCCGGGGTGAGCTTGCCGTCGGGGGTCGCGACGGTGAGGAGCTTCAGCCCGCCGACACGCTCGGGAGCACCGTTCTCGTCGGTGTTGATGTGCGCGGTCTCGGCACACACCACGCCGCCCCAGCGGGGCAGCAGCGCCTGCAGCGCCAGGACGTTCGCCCCGGTGCCGTTGAGCACGGGATAGGCGTGCGCCTGCTCCCCGAAGTGGCCGGCGAGCACCTCCTGGAGCCGCGCGGTGTACGTGTCGTAGCCGTAGGCCTTCTCGTGGCCGCCGTTCGCCTCGGCGAGCGCGGCCAGCACCTCGGGGTGCACCCCCGCGTAGTTGTCGGAGGCGAAGTGGCGGCGGTCGGGGTCATGCAGTCGGTTCACGGCGACCAGTCTCTCCCACCCGGGCGCTTCTCCCGGCAGGACCCGCGGCCCGAGGTCAGTCGCGGTCGGCGCGCGCCGCTCGGCACTCGGAGCAGGTCCCGACGAGCTCGATCGTGTGCTCGACATCGGTGAAGTCGTGCGCCGAGGCCATCTGGGCGGCCCACGACTCCGCGACGGGCCCGTCGATCTCGACGGTGCGC
The Cellulomonas sp. WB94 genome window above contains:
- a CDS encoding CoA-binding protein; translation: MIRRLLATPGRWAVVGLSTNTARAAWGVAAYLKDSLGHEIVPVHPHGETVHGAEGVTRLADIVGPVDVVDVFVNARLAGAVVDEAIAIGARAVWLQLGVIDDAAANRARAAGLDVVMDACPAIEGPRLGLG
- a CDS encoding low specificity L-threonine aldolase, producing MNRLHDPDRRHFASDNYAGVHPEVLAALAEANGGHEKAYGYDTYTARLQEVLAGHFGEQAHAYPVLNGTGANVLALQALLPRWGGVVCAETAHINTDENGAPERVGGLKLLTVATPDGKLTPELVDRQAWGWGDEHRAQPGVVSITQTTELGTAYSVAEIRALADHAHGLGMTVHLDGARIANAAAYLGVPLRALTTDAGVDVLSLGATKNGVMFGEAVVVLRPDVAPGVQYLRKVDMQLASKLRFVSAQLLALFETDLWLRSAQHANAMAVRLRAGVEGIDGVRITQPTQSNAVFAALAPGAADLLRESYQFYDWIEGEVRWMCAFDTTPADVDGFVAALAAAARAA
- a CDS encoding DEAD/DEAH box helicase; translated protein: MPSSSAPTTETSRQALTFADLGLPETLERIVADLGFEIPTAIQTEAIPALLSGRDITGVAQTGTGKTAAFGLPLLASIDPQLRAVQALVLTPTRELAMQVAEAIESFAAHIPGLEVIAVYGGSPFLPQQRALTRGAQVVVGTPGRVIDHLERHTLHLDAVKFLVLDEADEMLRMGFAEDVDKIFGAAPAKRQVALFSATMPPGIRRVAAQHLTDPVEIAVSRQSSTVTSVRQTYAVVPFRHKAGALARVLAVSDADAAIVFVRTRGAAEEVGSALIERGISAAFISGDVAQGDREKIVERLRSGALDVLVATEVAARGLDVDRIGLVVNFDVPTEPEAYVHRIGRTGRAGRSGEALTFVTPSEQHRLRSIERLTRQKIEEIAIPSPADVSAHRVERLLTDVAARAELGRLDLYRTAIAEHLAANPDLDPLELLAVVAALAVGDRGPAPRTTHGDDLDDALSRATLAPDRGGDHNDRGPRSEGPRRTSHRPDGGMRYRVAVGHNDGAQPGAIVGALTNEGGLTGKDLGKIDIFPSFSIVEIPGGLTPDAFDRIGRARVAGRPLRIRVDEGPAPRTGHGASRPTGPGATPRSDRRPEPRSDSRDRFPRHSTAR